From Delphinus delphis chromosome X, mDelDel1.2, whole genome shotgun sequence, a single genomic window includes:
- the LOC132418156 gene encoding LOW QUALITY PROTEIN: toll-like receptor 13 (The sequence of the model RefSeq protein was modified relative to this genomic sequence to represent the inferred CDS: substituted 3 bases at 3 genomic stop codons), whose product MKIYQVYIWCRLLXNLPVLEALVFWENAINAEGVKRLANCTRLLSLDLSQSSDLVHLNDSEFDAMPSLQRLNLNTCQLSFVCNRTWNALQNLRALDLSHNKFKRFPEFAFSPLRYLQSLFLSRNPITVLNNMAFYGLYSLKELNLAGCWIVKIDKYSFPQFPNLESLGLGYNNIRTLKRRTFQFLKKLQVLILSQNRLKDIEENAFSDLNYFYKLDLAYNILSSFQAGLFLGLENLEVLNLSFDKISYETSRTLPFPPFMNLKSLKQLNLEGQIHGIQVVPTNFFQGLNGLQELLLGKNPMVFLDHLQFDSLLNLTKLDISGTKSGDXSLSLNISLFQKLKRLKMLHLENNNLESLTPGMFSGLESLQDFSLRFNNVRVINQSHLENLKSLKYFDLYGNKLQCSCDNAWFKNWSINTANVHIPYLWSYTCQQPNIQSLLIDFDDSMCNFDLGNVCFFCSFSLVLTTMVSSWFIAKMTPSLWYGLYIFXAWYLAKWQRTEKDFIYDAFVSFTATDEQWVYEELVPALEEGGQPTFKLCLHHWDFDPGIDIFENIQNDINTSRKTLCVVSNHYLHSEWCQLEVQLASIKMFYEHEDVIILIFLEEIPNYKLSSYHRLRKLVNRQTFITWPDSAQERPLFWACIRNALGNKSVEKDNTQLIVAQ is encoded by the coding sequence ATGAAGATATACCAAGTCTATATTTGGTGTCGCCTCCTCTGAAATTTACCTGTATTAGAGGCTTTGGTTTTTTGGGAAAATGCCATTAATGCAGAGGGCGTAAAGCGCCTTGCCAACTGTACCAGGCTTTTGTCCCTTGACCTGAGCCAAAGCAGTGATCTCGTTCACCTCAATGACAGTGAGTTTGATGCTATGCCCAGCCTCCAAAGGCTGAATCTAAACACGTGTCAACTTTCCTTTGTCTGCAACAGGACCTGGAATGCCCTCCAGAACTTGAGAGCCCTAGACCTGAGCCACAATAAGTTTAAAAGATTTCCAGAATTTGCATTTTCACCCTTGAGGTACCtacaatctctctttctctctagaaATCCCATCACAGTACTCAATAATATGGCCTTCTATGGGCTGTATTCATTGAAGGAGCTCAACTTGGCTGGGTGCTGGATAGTAAAAATTGACAAATACTCCTTTCCTCAATTTCCAAATTTAGAGAGTTTAGGCCTTGGATACAATAATATTCGGACACTGAAACGCAGAACATTTCAGTTTCTGAAGAAGCTCCAAGTTCTCATTCTCTCCCAGAACCGCCTGAAAGACATAGAGGAGAATGCATTTTCTGACCTCAATTACTTCTATAAACTTGACTTGGCATACAATATCTTGTCAAGTTTTCAAGCAGGCCTTTTCTTGGGCCTGGAAAATCTAGAAGTTTTGAATCTCAGTTTTGATAAAATTAGTTATGAAACCAGTAGGACCTTGCCATTTCCTCCATTTATGAACCTCAAGTCTTTGAAACAACTCAACCTAGAAGGACAAATACATGGAATTCAGGTTGTTCCAACCAACTTCTTCCAAGGGCTGAATGGCCTGCAGGAGCTACTCCTAGGGAAAAATCCCATGGTATTCCTAGACCACCTTCAGTTTGACTCCCTGCTTAATCTCACAAAGTTGGATATCTCAGGAACAAAATCTGGAGACTGAAGTCTCagtttaaatatttccttattcCAAAaactcaaaagactaaaaatgcTGCACCTGGAAAACAACAACTTAGAGTCATTGACTCCTGGCATGTTCTCCGGATTAGAAAGCCTTCAGGACTTCTCTTTAAGATTCAACAACGTAAGAGTCATTAATCAAAGTCATCTGGAGAATCTGAAGTCTCTGAAGTACTTTGATCTCTATGGGAACAAACTTCAGTGCAGCTGTGACAATGCATGGTTCAAGAATTGGTCAATAAACACAGCAAATGTCCATATCCCCTACCTCTGGAGCTATACTTGTCAGCAGCCAAATATCCAGAGTTTGTTGATAGATTTTGATGATTCTATGTGTAATTTTGACCTAGGAAATGTTTGTTTCTTCTGCTCCTTCAGTCTGGTCCTCACAACCATGGTCTCCTCTTGGTTCATTGCCAAGATGACTCCGTCTCTATGGTATGGGCTCTACATATTTTAAGCCTGGTACCTGGCCAAGTGGCAAAGGACAGAGAAGGATTTCATCTATGATGCCTTTGTCTCTTTCACTGCCACTGATGAGCAGTGGGTATATGAAGAGCTTGTTCCAGCCCTAGAAGAAGGTGGCCAGCCCACTTTTAAGCTCTGTCTTCACCACTGGGACTTTGATCCAGGCATAGACATCTTTGAGAACATCCAGAATGACATCAACACCAGCCGGAAAACTTTGTGTGTGGTCAGTAACCACTACCTGCACAGTGAATGGTGCCAACTTGAAGTACAGCTGGCCAGCATCAAGATGTTCTATGAGCACGAGGATGTCATCATCTTGATCTTCCTGGAAGAGATCCCAAACTATAAGTTATCCAGCTACCACCGACTCAGGAAACTTGTGAATAGGCAGACATTTATCACCTGGCCAGACAGTGCCCAAGAGAGGCCACTCTTCTGGGCTTGTATTAGAAATGCATTGGGCAACAAATCTGTGGAGAAAGACAACACACAGCTGATTGTGGCCCAGTGA